In one window of Kosmotoga pacifica DNA:
- the larA gene encoding nickel-dependent lactate racemase, translated as MHVFELPYGDSTIKLTLPDKGFIGEFYPRRQSTTDVGDVLIERALDNPIGTRRLEELVRPGQKVVIVTSDLTRPCPSDVLLPHILDRLNSAGVSDEYITIVIALGLHRKMSVEELQKAVGKEVYQRVRVLNHDVDDTVHVGTTGRGTEVEIFRPVAEADFRICLGNVEFHYFAGFSGGAKAILPGVASARTIRQNHSHMMENGAEAAHIYDNPVRMDIEEGVSFVGIDFILNVVVDEHHRVIDAVAGDWIKAHRVLSERLEKTGTVAVEEALDIAIVSAGGHPKDINLYQAQKAIDNCAGVLKPGGRMILLARCPEKFGSETFRKWMTSGKRPAELVEDLKRNFVLGGHKAAAISKVVLKTSEIFLVTNEEFAGEKLVGIECFSDPVEAIEAAFSEKGADAKYAVFPLGASTLPRIK; from the coding sequence ATGCACGTTTTTGAATTGCCGTACGGAGATTCTACCATCAAACTTACTTTACCTGATAAAGGCTTTATTGGTGAGTTTTATCCTCGCCGGCAATCTACCACTGATGTAGGTGATGTACTTATTGAAAGAGCACTGGATAATCCCATCGGGACCAGGCGTCTCGAAGAACTGGTGAGGCCAGGGCAAAAAGTGGTGATAGTGACCAGTGATTTGACCAGACCCTGCCCCAGTGATGTTCTTCTGCCCCATATTCTCGACAGGTTGAACAGTGCCGGTGTCAGCGATGAGTATATCACTATTGTGATTGCCCTCGGACTGCATCGTAAGATGTCGGTGGAAGAACTTCAGAAAGCAGTTGGAAAGGAAGTATACCAACGGGTTCGTGTTCTAAACCATGATGTGGACGACACCGTTCACGTTGGAACTACAGGTCGAGGAACAGAAGTGGAGATCTTTCGCCCGGTTGCTGAAGCAGACTTCAGGATCTGCCTTGGTAATGTAGAGTTCCACTACTTCGCAGGTTTTTCAGGTGGTGCTAAGGCCATCCTTCCCGGGGTTGCTTCAGCCAGAACCATAAGACAGAACCATAGCCATATGATGGAAAACGGAGCCGAGGCGGCTCATATCTACGATAACCCCGTAAGGATGGATATAGAGGAAGGGGTAAGTTTTGTTGGTATCGATTTTATCCTGAATGTGGTCGTAGACGAGCACCACAGGGTGATCGATGCTGTTGCGGGTGACTGGATCAAAGCCCACAGAGTGCTGTCAGAACGCCTTGAAAAAACCGGTACTGTTGCTGTTGAGGAAGCTCTGGACATCGCCATTGTTAGTGCCGGGGGACATCCAAAAGATATAAACCTGTATCAGGCCCAGAAGGCGATAGATAATTGTGCAGGCGTTTTGAAACCTGGAGGCAGAATGATCCTCCTTGCTAGATGCCCAGAAAAATTCGGCAGCGAAACCTTCAGAAAGTGGATGACTTCCGGGAAAAGGCCCGCAGAGCTGGTCGAAGACCTGAAAAGAAATTTTGTTCTTGGAGGTCACAAAGCAGCGGCCATATCAAAGGTTGTCCTGAAAACATCTGAAATCTTTCTGGTAACAAACGAAGAATTCGCAGGGGAAAAGCTCGTGGGTATCGAATGCTTCAGCGATCCAGTTGAAGCTATAGAAGCTGCTTTCAGTGAAAAAGGAGCGGATGCGAAATATGCCGTGTTCCCACTCGGGGCTTCAACGCTTCCCAGAATTAAGTGA
- a CDS encoding transketolase → MLKEKEMKELEIFATKIRIETLRELGYLGFGHIGGAMSIVELLAVLYGKVMKYDPNNPKWEGRDWFVMSKGHAGPSLYATLALKGFFPMEWLKTLNQGGTDLPSHADRNHTPGIDMSTGSLGQGISMGIGIALGHKLNNRDNYVYVLLGDGECQEGQVWEGALYAGNTKLDNLIVFIDYNKQQLDGYIDKINSLGDLRAKWEMFGWHAQEVDGHNIAEIYEAIQKAKETKGKSSVIVLHTIKGKGCTFAEGIELNHHMKFTKEQVDEAIAVLQKELEEKERDLR, encoded by the coding sequence ATGCTAAAGGAAAAAGAAATGAAGGAACTCGAAATATTCGCTACAAAGATACGTATTGAAACACTCAGAGAACTCGGTTATCTCGGGTTTGGGCATATTGGTGGAGCAATGTCAATAGTCGAGCTGCTTGCGGTGCTTTATGGAAAAGTTATGAAATACGATCCCAACAACCCAAAATGGGAAGGACGTGACTGGTTCGTGATGTCAAAGGGCCATGCCGGTCCTTCCTTGTACGCTACGCTCGCTTTGAAAGGTTTTTTCCCCATGGAGTGGTTGAAGACATTGAATCAAGGGGGAACTGATTTGCCAAGTCACGCTGATAGGAATCATACCCCTGGTATTGATATGTCCACTGGTTCCCTCGGACAGGGTATATCGATGGGGATTGGAATCGCTCTCGGCCATAAACTGAACAACAGAGATAACTATGTTTATGTCCTCCTTGGAGACGGTGAATGTCAGGAAGGGCAGGTCTGGGAAGGTGCCCTATACGCTGGTAACACTAAATTAGATAACCTCATAGTCTTCATAGACTACAACAAACAACAGCTCGATGGATATATCGATAAGATCAATTCTCTGGGAGATCTGAGGGCGAAATGGGAAATGTTCGGGTGGCATGCACAAGAAGTCGATGGACACAACATCGCAGAAATATATGAAGCAATACAGAAAGCTAAAGAGACGAAAGGAAAGAGCTCTGTGATAGTGTTGCATACGATCAAAGGGAAGGGCTGTACCTTTGCTGAAGGAATAGAGTTGAATCACCATATGAAGTTCACAAAGGAGCAGGTCGATGAAGCAATCGCCGTGCTCCAGAAAGAGCTGGAAGAGAAAGAAAGGGATCTGAGATGA
- the iolD gene encoding 3D-(3,5/4)-trihydroxycyclohexane-1,2-dione acylhydrolase (decyclizing), whose translation MKTIRLTTAQALLKFLDAQYVEIDGQEYKFVKGVYGIFGHGNLLGIGEGLENMKDLSLKFYQGHNEQGIVHAATAYAKQKNRLEIFACTSSIGPGALNMVTGAATATVNRIPVLLLPGDIFADRQPDPVLQQIEMPYNPKITANDAFKAVSKYWDRIERPEQLMSAALNAMRVLTDPAETGAVTLALPQDVQGEAYDYPVEFFKKRVHHIDRRPPSESALVRAVELLKRKKRPLIIAGGGVHYSLATNTLREFAEAFNIPVSFTQAGKGAMLWDHPLNMGGVGTTGTLAANKLAKEADLIIAVGTRLMDFPTASKTAFQNPNVEILSINVNAFDGLKMDAEHLNADARLGLEALMEKLKGIGYRTDYPEGYLRSLKEEWDREVDRLYTLKSEEGLPQTTALGIINEFATANDIFVAAAGSLPGDLHRLWRCKGIKTYHMEYGFSCMGYEVSGTFGVKMAEPDKEAYALLSDGSFLMLHSELVTSIQEGMKINVIVLDNGGFQSINNLQKSHGSATGFGNELRFRSPETGRLDGDYMQIDFAGIARSLGAKAFTARTEAELRDVLEKARKEDTSVLIDVKVLPGTQSGGYESWWRVGVAEVSESESVLKAYREDSEYMKKYAREW comes from the coding sequence TTGAAGACCATACGCCTAACCACGGCTCAGGCGTTGCTCAAATTTCTCGATGCCCAGTATGTTGAAATCGATGGTCAGGAGTACAAATTCGTTAAAGGGGTATATGGCATCTTTGGTCATGGGAACCTTCTCGGTATTGGTGAAGGCCTTGAAAATATGAAGGACCTTTCACTCAAGTTTTATCAAGGACATAACGAGCAGGGTATTGTCCACGCGGCCACGGCATATGCTAAGCAGAAGAACCGGCTGGAAATCTTTGCCTGTACGAGCTCTATTGGCCCCGGAGCATTGAACATGGTTACTGGTGCAGCCACAGCGACAGTCAACAGAATCCCCGTATTATTACTACCCGGTGATATTTTTGCGGACAGGCAACCCGACCCGGTTCTTCAACAGATAGAGATGCCTTACAATCCAAAGATCACGGCAAATGATGCCTTCAAAGCTGTGAGTAAATACTGGGATAGGATAGAAAGGCCAGAACAGCTCATGTCAGCGGCATTGAATGCCATGAGAGTCCTGACAGACCCCGCGGAGACTGGTGCGGTTACGCTTGCCCTTCCACAGGATGTGCAGGGTGAAGCATATGACTATCCAGTGGAATTCTTTAAAAAGAGAGTGCACCACATCGACAGGAGGCCCCCTTCAGAGAGCGCCCTTGTCAGAGCGGTAGAACTGCTCAAACGTAAGAAGAGACCGCTGATAATCGCGGGTGGTGGGGTACACTACTCTCTGGCAACGAATACACTGCGTGAATTCGCAGAAGCTTTCAATATTCCAGTCTCCTTCACTCAAGCTGGTAAGGGAGCTATGTTATGGGACCATCCCCTCAATATGGGAGGAGTAGGTACCACTGGAACTCTTGCGGCGAATAAACTCGCTAAAGAAGCTGATCTGATCATCGCAGTTGGTACAAGATTGATGGATTTCCCGACGGCTTCCAAGACGGCTTTCCAGAATCCGAATGTGGAAATTCTGAGCATAAATGTCAATGCCTTCGATGGCTTGAAAATGGACGCTGAACATCTCAATGCTGATGCTCGACTCGGTCTTGAGGCTCTCATGGAGAAGCTGAAAGGTATTGGATATAGAACCGACTATCCAGAGGGATACCTGAGGTCTCTCAAGGAAGAGTGGGATCGTGAAGTAGACAGGCTGTACACTCTTAAATCTGAAGAAGGCCTCCCTCAAACCACAGCACTGGGGATCATCAACGAATTTGCCACGGCAAATGACATCTTTGTAGCAGCCGCTGGGAGCCTTCCCGGTGACTTGCATAGGCTCTGGAGATGTAAAGGCATAAAGACCTACCATATGGAATACGGCTTTTCCTGTATGGGTTATGAGGTCTCAGGCACTTTCGGCGTGAAAATGGCTGAACCCGACAAAGAGGCTTATGCTCTGTTGAGTGATGGAAGTTTCCTAATGTTACACTCCGAACTCGTTACAAGCATACAGGAGGGAATGAAAATAAACGTCATAGTGCTCGATAATGGTGGGTTCCAGAGTATTAACAATCTCCAGAAATCCCATGGCAGTGCAACGGGCTTTGGAAATGAGCTGAGATTCCGCTCGCCTGAGACAGGGAGACTCGATGGAGACTACATGCAGATAGACTTTGCAGGAATTGCCAGGAGCCTAGGTGCAAAAGCCTTTACCGCGCGAACTGAGGCAGAGTTGAGAGACGTTCTGGAGAAAGCGCGAAAGGAAGATACAAGTGTACTTATAGATGTGAAAGTCCTTCCCGGTACACAGTCTGGTGGATA
- a CDS encoding phosphoglycerate kinase codes for MREIPINTLDDFDFHNKTVILRIDINSPLDPRTKKIANENRINQSIPTIKELMEKGAKLAILAHQGDTLDYHNLISMAEHAEKLSEKLGRPVRYIDDVAGPAAQEMVKNLKPGEAVLLGNVRYLTEEVSTFENAVKLEAHEMLNTYIIRNLAPLADYYVNDAFSAAHRNSPSMVAFEEILPTAAGRLLFKELSALTKVMEKPEKPAVFVLGGLKISDAFGMMKQVLENGTADRILTCGVTGIVMQMAMGRLVGKEQEKFIYDRSLDVFIEPARDYLSRFGDRFLNPVDFAYERDGKRVECSVDELPVDDALFLDIGEKTIEIYKEEIQKAGTIFVNGPAGAYENPLFEKGTREIWNAIAEAPGYSVIGGGDSVSAAQKLVENAEKKFGYICTAGGAMVRFLSGKELPLIKALKKAYRKVEK; via the coding sequence ATGCGAGAGATTCCGATAAATACTCTTGATGACTTCGATTTCCACAATAAGACGGTCATCTTGAGAATCGACATTAACTCGCCTCTTGATCCCAGAACGAAAAAAATAGCCAATGAAAACAGAATAAATCAGAGTATACCCACAATAAAAGAACTCATGGAAAAAGGGGCAAAGCTGGCGATACTTGCACATCAGGGAGACACACTGGATTATCACAATTTGATTTCTATGGCTGAGCATGCCGAAAAACTCTCTGAAAAGCTTGGCAGACCGGTGAGATATATCGATGACGTGGCAGGACCGGCTGCTCAGGAAATGGTGAAGAACCTGAAGCCAGGCGAAGCGGTGCTGCTGGGAAATGTCAGGTATTTAACTGAAGAAGTCTCTACCTTTGAAAACGCTGTCAAGCTTGAAGCGCATGAAATGCTCAACACGTACATTATCCGTAATCTGGCCCCTCTGGCCGATTATTACGTGAACGATGCTTTCTCCGCCGCACACAGAAATTCACCTTCAATGGTAGCCTTTGAAGAAATCCTGCCGACAGCGGCCGGGAGGCTCTTATTCAAAGAGCTCTCGGCCCTCACGAAGGTAATGGAGAAGCCGGAGAAGCCCGCCGTTTTTGTCCTTGGTGGCTTGAAGATATCAGATGCCTTCGGAATGATGAAACAGGTTCTCGAAAATGGTACCGCTGACAGAATCCTGACCTGTGGTGTGACGGGGATCGTGATGCAAATGGCTATGGGAAGATTGGTTGGCAAGGAGCAGGAGAAGTTCATTTATGATCGCTCTCTCGATGTCTTTATTGAACCGGCAAGAGATTACCTCTCACGCTTTGGTGACAGATTCCTCAACCCCGTTGACTTCGCGTATGAGAGAGACGGGAAACGTGTTGAGTGCTCTGTTGATGAGCTTCCTGTTGACGATGCGCTTTTCCTGGACATTGGCGAAAAGACCATTGAAATATATAAAGAGGAAATCCAAAAGGCCGGAACAATATTCGTAAATGGTCCAGCAGGTGCTTACGAGAATCCGCTGTTTGAAAAAGGTACAAGAGAAATCTGGAATGCCATCGCCGAAGCTCCTGGTTACAGCGTTATCGGAGGTGGGGACAGTGTTTCGGCTGCGCAAAAGCTCGTAGAGAACGCTGAAAAGAAGTTCGGTTACATCTGTACAGCTGGAGGAGCAATGGTTCGTTTCCTGTCAGGAAAAGAACTACCGCTGATAAAGGCGTTGAAAAAAGCGTACAGAAAGGTTGAAAAATAA
- a CDS encoding transketolase family protein, translated as MIKLVKERKPDPVMMRDVYIDQLIELAKEDPNIIVLDADLMHSNATYRFMEKYPDRAFNVGVQEANMMGIAAGLSATGKIPFTHTFACFSTRRALDQVYISIAYNRLNVKMIATDPGITAAYNGGTHMPLEDVGFMRGIPTVTIIEPVDTVMMKGLLKDITYTYGPIYVRVSRKSTTRIFEEGSRFEIGKGLTLRDGKDVTIVATGIMVAEALDAADLLEREGISARVVNIFTIKPLDRELIEKCAAETGAIVTAENHNIYNGLGSAVAEVIAETHPVPMERVGVKDLFGEVGSVDYLKKRFNMTAQDIADSVKRVLSRK; from the coding sequence ATGATCAAACTGGTGAAAGAAAGAAAACCCGATCCTGTGATGATGAGGGATGTCTATATCGATCAACTCATAGAACTTGCAAAGGAAGACCCGAATATAATCGTACTCGATGCCGACCTGATGCATTCGAACGCGACGTATAGATTCATGGAAAAGTACCCGGATAGGGCTTTTAACGTTGGGGTACAGGAAGCCAACATGATGGGCATCGCTGCGGGACTTTCAGCGACCGGTAAGATTCCATTTACCCATACCTTCGCCTGCTTCAGCACAAGAAGAGCGCTTGATCAGGTCTACATATCCATAGCTTACAACAGGCTGAATGTGAAGATGATAGCCACAGATCCGGGTATAACCGCGGCATACAATGGCGGTACTCATATGCCACTGGAAGATGTCGGCTTTATGCGAGGCATTCCAACGGTCACGATTATCGAACCAGTCGACACTGTCATGATGAAAGGCCTTCTCAAAGATATTACTTACACTTATGGGCCCATTTATGTCCGGGTTTCGAGGAAGTCCACGACAAGGATTTTTGAAGAAGGTTCCAGGTTTGAAATCGGGAAAGGACTTACCCTCAGGGACGGAAAAGATGTCACCATTGTGGCTACTGGAATTATGGTCGCGGAGGCTCTTGATGCCGCTGATCTGCTTGAGCGCGAAGGAATAAGTGCGAGAGTGGTCAACATCTTTACTATTAAACCCTTGGACAGAGAACTTATTGAAAAATGCGCCGCGGAAACCGGAGCAATCGTGACTGCAGAGAATCACAATATTTATAACGGCCTTGGTTCCGCCGTTGCTGAAGTGATAGCTGAAACCCATCCCGTACCCATGGAAAGGGTGGGAGTTAAAGATCTCTTTGGTGAAGTCGGAAGCGTTGATTATTTAAAGAAGCGTTTCAATATGACGGCACAGGATATTGCCGATAGCGTTAAAAGGGTCCTTTCAAGAAAATAG
- a CDS encoding 5-deoxy-glucuronate isomerase encodes MYLLRAKKFVHGYNEITREGETEKDTMMDFGILLLNNGERYRSSPGKERAFLLMKGEVVFSWGTEKEQVKRNSLFDEEPVCLHVPANIEVTIESKTDFEIAIFATTNNLTFEPRFYQGDDTRSEHRGKGTMRETSTRIVRTIFDISNAPNAKLVLGEVVNFPGKWSSYPPHHHPQPEIYHYRFLPEQGFGFGMLGEDVYKIKHGDTLKILDDRSHPQVSAPGYAMYYIWAIRHLDGNPYTVPTFEPEHLWVSEKDAPIWPHGGE; translated from the coding sequence GTGTACTTATTAAGGGCTAAAAAGTTCGTTCATGGATACAATGAAATTACCCGTGAAGGTGAGACTGAGAAAGATACAATGATGGACTTTGGAATTCTCTTGTTAAACAACGGTGAAAGGTACCGGAGCTCACCTGGAAAAGAAAGGGCCTTTCTTCTGATGAAAGGGGAAGTAGTCTTTAGCTGGGGAACAGAAAAGGAGCAGGTAAAAAGAAATTCTCTTTTTGATGAAGAGCCCGTTTGTCTACATGTCCCAGCGAACATCGAAGTAACCATCGAATCAAAAACAGATTTTGAAATAGCAATTTTTGCGACCACAAATAACTTAACTTTTGAACCTCGGTTTTATCAGGGTGACGACACGAGGTCTGAACACAGAGGCAAAGGTACGATGCGAGAGACATCTACGAGGATAGTTCGTACCATCTTCGATATATCAAACGCCCCGAATGCGAAGCTGGTACTCGGAGAAGTCGTCAATTTCCCGGGAAAATGGTCGAGCTATCCACCTCATCACCATCCTCAACCTGAAATATATCATTATCGATTTTTACCTGAACAGGGCTTCGGTTTCGGAATGCTCGGTGAAGACGTGTACAAAATCAAACATGGTGACACATTAAAGATTCTCGACGACCGCTCCCATCCGCAAGTAAGCGCACCAGGATACGCTATGTATTACATATGGGCCATACGGCACCTTGACGGTAACCCATACACCGTTCCCACATTCGAACCGGAACATTTATGGGTATCTGAAAAAGACGCCCCCATCTGGCCCCACGGAGGTGAGTGA